The proteins below are encoded in one region of Pseudomonas putida NBRC 14164:
- the rplN gene encoding 50S ribosomal protein L14, with protein MIQTQSMLDVADNSGARRVMCIKVLGGSHRRYAGIGDIIKVTVKEAIPRGKVKKGQVMTAVVVRTRHGVRRADGSIIRFDGNAAVLLNNKQEPIGTRIFGPVTRELRTEKFMKIVSLAPEVL; from the coding sequence ATGATTCAGACTCAATCCATGCTCGATGTGGCCGATAACAGCGGCGCTCGTCGCGTCATGTGCATCAAGGTGCTCGGCGGCTCGCACCGTCGTTACGCCGGCATCGGTGACATCATCAAGGTTACTGTCAAGGAAGCAATTCCGCGCGGTAAGGTCAAAAAAGGCCAAGTGATGACCGCTGTTGTCGTGCGCACCCGTCACGGTGTTCGTCGCGCTGACGGTTCCATCATTCGTTTCGACGGCAACGCTGCTGTTCTGCTGAACAACAAGCAAGAGCCGATCGGCACTCGCATCTTCGGGCCAGTGACCCGTGAACTTCGTACTGAGAAGTTCATGAAGATCGTCTCGCTCGCCCCTGAAGTGCTGTAA
- the rplC gene encoding 50S ribosomal protein L3, with protein MTIGVIGRKCGMTRIFTEEGVSIPVTVIEIEPNRVTQFKTEETDGYRAVQVTVGERRASRVTAAQAGHFAKANVAAGRGVWEFRLEEGDFQAGDLIKAELFTAGQLVDVTGQSKGKGFAGTIKRWNFRGQDNTHGNSVSHRVPGSIGQCQTPGRVFKGKKMSGHMGAERVTVQSLEVVRVDAERNLLLVKGAVPGATGGDVVVRPAVKARG; from the coding sequence ATGACTATTGGTGTAATCGGTCGCAAATGCGGTATGACCCGCATTTTCACCGAAGAAGGTGTCTCCATTCCGGTCACGGTCATTGAGATCGAACCGAATCGCGTCACCCAGTTCAAAACTGAGGAAACCGATGGCTACCGTGCAGTGCAAGTCACTGTCGGCGAGCGTCGTGCTTCGCGTGTGACTGCCGCTCAGGCAGGCCACTTCGCCAAGGCTAACGTTGCCGCTGGTCGCGGTGTTTGGGAGTTCCGTCTTGAAGAAGGCGATTTCCAGGCTGGCGATCTGATCAAAGCTGAACTCTTCACTGCAGGCCAGCTGGTAGACGTTACTGGTCAGTCCAAAGGTAAAGGCTTCGCCGGTACCATCAAGCGCTGGAACTTCCGTGGTCAGGACAACACCCACGGTAACTCCGTGTCGCACCGTGTGCCTGGTTCCATCGGCCAGTGCCAGACTCCTGGTCGTGTGTTCAAGGGCAAGAAAATGTCCGGTCACATGGGCGCCGAGCGCGTGACTGTTCAGTCCCTGGAAGTAGTTCGCGTAGACGCTGAACGCAACCTGCTGCTCGTCAAGGGTGCCGTTCCTGGCGCTACTGGCGGCGACGTGGTTGTACGTCCAGCTGTCAAGGCTCGCGGTTAA
- the rplV gene encoding 50S ribosomal protein L22 gives MEVAAKLSGARISAQKARLVADQIRGKKVGEALNLLAFSSKKAAEIMKKVLESAVANAEHNEGADVDDLKVSTVFVNEGRSLKRIMPRAKGRADRIVKRSCHITVKVADK, from the coding sequence ATGGAAGTAGCCGCTAAGTTGTCGGGCGCTCGCATCTCCGCCCAGAAAGCCCGCTTGGTCGCCGACCAGATCCGCGGGAAGAAGGTGGGCGAAGCGCTCAACCTGTTGGCCTTCAGCAGCAAAAAAGCCGCTGAAATCATGAAGAAAGTCCTCGAGTCGGCCGTAGCCAACGCCGAACACAACGAAGGCGCAGACGTTGATGACCTGAAGGTCTCCACCGTCTTCGTCAACGAAGGGCGTTCGCTGAAGCGTATCATGCCACGTGCCAAAGGCCGTGCTGATCGCATCGTCAAGCGGTCTTGCCATATCACTGTCAAGGTTGCGGACAAGTAA
- the rplD gene encoding 50S ribosomal protein L4 — translation MQLNVNDAQAIEVSELTFGGEFNETLVHQAVVAYMAGGRQGTKQQKTRSDVAGGGKRPWRQKGTGRARAGTTRGPIWRGGGVTFAARPQDHSQKLNKKMYRAALRSILAELVRSDRLVVVQDFAVEAPKTKDLLNKLNGMGLSDVLIVSDAVDQNLYLAARNLPHVDVRDVQGSDPVSLIAYEKVLITVSAVKKFEELLG, via the coding sequence ATGCAACTCAATGTAAATGACGCTCAGGCGATCGAAGTTTCCGAACTGACTTTCGGTGGCGAATTCAACGAGACGCTGGTTCACCAAGCAGTCGTGGCCTACATGGCCGGCGGCCGTCAGGGCACCAAGCAGCAAAAGACCCGTTCCGACGTGGCTGGTGGCGGTAAGCGCCCATGGCGTCAGAAGGGTACTGGCCGTGCTCGTGCTGGTACCACTCGTGGTCCGATCTGGCGTGGCGGTGGTGTAACCTTCGCAGCTCGCCCTCAAGATCACTCGCAGAAGCTCAACAAGAAGATGTACCGCGCAGCTCTGCGCTCCATCCTCGCTGAGCTGGTGCGTAGCGACCGTCTGGTCGTGGTTCAGGACTTCGCTGTTGAAGCACCGAAAACCAAAGATCTGCTGAACAAGCTGAACGGCATGGGTCTGAGCGACGTACTGATCGTCTCCGACGCTGTTGATCAGAACCTGTACCTGGCTGCTCGCAACCTGCCGCACGTCGATGTACGTGACGTACAGGGTTCCGACCCGGTCAGTCTGATCGCATACGAGAAAGTGTTGATCACTGTCTCGGCCGTGAAGAAATTCGAGGAGCTGCTGGGATGA
- the rpsH gene encoding 30S ribosomal protein S8: MSMQDPLADMLTRIRNAQMAEKSVVSMPSSTLKVAVAKVLKDEGYIAGYQVTGEAKPSLSIELKYFEGRPVIEELKRSSRPGLRQYKAVTDLPKVRGGLGVSIVSTNKGVMTDRAARAAGVGGEVLCTVF; the protein is encoded by the coding sequence ATGAGTATGCAGGACCCGTTAGCGGACATGCTAACTCGCATCCGTAATGCCCAGATGGCTGAAAAGTCCGTCGTAAGCATGCCTTCTTCTACCCTGAAGGTCGCGGTTGCCAAAGTTCTGAAGGACGAAGGTTACATCGCTGGCTACCAGGTAACTGGTGAAGCCAAGCCTTCCCTGTCGATCGAACTGAAGTACTTCGAAGGCCGTCCGGTCATCGAGGAACTGAAGCGCTCCAGCCGTCCAGGCCTGCGCCAGTACAAGGCCGTCACCGATCTGCCGAAAGTACGTGGCGGTCTGGGCGTGTCTATTGTCTCCACCAACAAAGGTGTGATGACTGATCGCGCTGCGCGCGCTGCCGGTGTCGGCGGCGAAGTTCTGTGCACAGTGTTCTAA
- the rpsN gene encoding 30S ribosomal protein S14 encodes MAKKSMKNRELKRQLTVAKFAKKRAELKATIVNVNASPEERFAAVVALQKQPRDASASRLRNRCRLTGRPHGVYRKFGLGRNMLRQAAMRGDVPGLVKASW; translated from the coding sequence ATGGCCAAGAAGAGCATGAAAAACCGTGAGCTGAAGCGTCAGCTGACGGTAGCCAAGTTCGCTAAGAAGCGTGCTGAGCTGAAAGCGACCATCGTCAACGTTAATGCCTCTCCAGAAGAGCGTTTCGCTGCCGTTGTCGCTCTGCAGAAGCAGCCACGTGACGCTAGCGCCTCGCGCCTGCGCAACCGTTGCCGCCTGACCGGTCGTCCTCACGGTGTATACCGTAAGTTCGGCCTGGGCCGTAACATGCTGCGTCAAGCTGCAATGCGCGGCGACGTACCAGGTCTGGTCAAGGCCTCCTGGTAA
- the rplW gene encoding 50S ribosomal protein L23 produces MNQERVFKVLLGPHVSEKATVLAEKKGQFVFKVATDATKLEIKKAVEGLFNVKVENVSTVNVLGKTKRTARGLGKRNDWKKAIVSLQPGQDLDFSSSAE; encoded by the coding sequence ATGAACCAGGAACGCGTATTTAAAGTCCTCCTTGGCCCGCACGTTTCCGAGAAGGCTACCGTTCTGGCTGAGAAAAAAGGCCAGTTCGTATTCAAGGTTGCTACCGATGCAACCAAGCTGGAAATCAAGAAAGCTGTCGAAGGCCTGTTCAACGTAAAAGTTGAAAACGTGTCGACTGTTAACGTTCTGGGTAAAACCAAGCGTACCGCACGTGGTCTGGGCAAGCGCAATGACTGGAAGAAGGCGATCGTCTCCCTTCAGCCAGGCCAAGATCTCGATTTCAGCAGCAGTGCTGAGTAA
- the rplX gene encoding 50S ribosomal protein L24, with the protein MQKIRRDDEIIVIAGKDKGKRGKVLKVLADDRLVIGGVNLVKRHTKPNPMAGVQGGIVEKEAPLHASNVAIFNGETNKADRVGFKVEDGKKIRVFKSTQKAVDA; encoded by the coding sequence ATGCAAAAGATTCGTCGTGACGACGAGATCATCGTGATCGCCGGCAAAGACAAAGGTAAGCGCGGTAAGGTGCTGAAGGTTCTCGCTGATGACCGTCTGGTCATCGGTGGTGTGAACCTGGTCAAGCGTCATACCAAGCCTAACCCGATGGCGGGCGTTCAGGGCGGTATCGTCGAGAAAGAAGCGCCTCTGCACGCTTCCAACGTTGCCATCTTCAACGGCGAAACCAACAAGGCTGACCGCGTTGGTTTCAAAGTAGAAGACGGTAAGAAAATTCGTGTCTTCAAGTCGACCCAAAAAGCGGTTGATGCTTGA
- the rpsC gene encoding 30S ribosomal protein S3, producing MGQKVHPTGIRLGIVKEHTSVWYADGATYADYLLKDLKTREYLQDKLKSASVSRIDIHRPAQTARITIHTARPGIVIGKKGEDVEKLRQDLTKQMGVPVHINIEEIRKPELDAMLVAQSVAQQLERRVMFRRAMKRAVQNAMRIGAKGIKIQVSGRLGGAEIARTEWYREGRVPLHTLRADIDYNTYEAHTTYGVIGVKVWIFKGEVIGGRQEELKPQAPAPRKKAAK from the coding sequence ATGGGTCAGAAAGTACATCCCACTGGCATTCGCCTGGGAATCGTCAAGGAGCACACCTCCGTCTGGTACGCAGACGGTGCTACTTACGCAGATTACCTCTTGAAGGATCTGAAAACGCGTGAGTACCTCCAAGACAAACTAAAAAGCGCGTCCGTAAGCCGTATCGATATTCATCGTCCGGCTCAAACTGCACGCATCACCATCCACACTGCTCGTCCCGGTATCGTTATCGGCAAGAAAGGTGAAGATGTTGAGAAGCTGCGTCAGGACCTGACCAAGCAGATGGGTGTGCCTGTGCACATCAACATCGAAGAGATCCGCAAGCCGGAACTCGACGCTATGCTGGTTGCGCAGAGCGTAGCTCAGCAGCTGGAACGCCGCGTAATGTTCCGTCGCGCCATGAAGCGCGCCGTACAGAACGCCATGCGTATTGGTGCCAAGGGCATCAAGATCCAGGTGAGCGGTCGTCTCGGCGGTGCCGAGATTGCTCGTACCGAGTGGTATCGCGAAGGTCGTGTGCCTCTGCACACCCTGCGTGCCGATATCGACTACAACACCTACGAAGCTCACACCACTTACGGTGTGATCGGTGTGAAGGTTTGGATCTTCAAAGGCGAAGTTATTGGTGGTCGCCAAGAAGAACTGAAACCACAAGCACCAGCGCCTCGTAAAAAAGCTGCTAAGTAA
- the fusA gene encoding elongation factor G — MARTTAINRYRNIGICAHVDAGKTTTTERILFYTGLSHKMGEVHDGAATTDWMVQEQERGITITSAAVTTFWKGSVGQYDNYRVNVIDTPGHVDFTIEVERSLRVLDGAVVVFCGTSGVEPQSETVWRQANKYGVPRVVYVNKMDRAGANFLRVVGQIKNRLGHTPVPVQLAIGSEDNFQGQVDLIKMKAIYWNDDDKGTTYREEEIPADMLELAQEWRSNMVEAAAESSEELMNKYLEGEELTVEEIKAGLRARTLASEIVPAVCGSSFKNKGVPLVLDAVIDYLPAPTEIPAIQGINPDDKELDKEDPAVRKDVRHADDDEPFSALAFKIATDPFVGTLTFVRVYSGVLTSGDSVINSVKGKKERVGRMVQMHANQREEIKEVRAGDIAALIGMKDVTTGETLCNADKPIILERMDFPEPVISLSVEPKTKADQEKMGIALGKLAQEDPSFRVKTDEETGQTIISGMGELHLDILVDRMKREFNVEANIGKPQVSYREKITKSNVEIEGKFVRQSGGRGQFGHCWIRFSEPDQDEKGNITEGLVFSNEVVGGVIPKEFIAPIQKGIEEQMKNGVVAGYPLIGLKAAVFDGSYHDVDSNEMAFKIAASMATKQLAQKGGGVVLEPIMKVEVVTPEDYLGDVMGDLNRRRGLVQGMDESVSGRVVRAEVPLGEMFGYATDVRSMSQGRASYSMEFSKYAEAPSNIVEALVKKQG, encoded by the coding sequence TCTGGAAAGGTTCTGTTGGTCAGTATGACAACTACCGTGTAAACGTTATCGATACCCCCGGCCACGTTGACTTCACCATTGAAGTAGAGCGTTCGCTGCGCGTACTCGACGGCGCGGTCGTTGTGTTCTGCGGTACCTCCGGCGTCGAGCCTCAGTCCGAAACCGTATGGCGTCAGGCCAACAAGTACGGCGTTCCACGTGTTGTCTACGTGAACAAGATGGACCGTGCCGGTGCAAACTTCCTGCGCGTCGTAGGTCAGATCAAGAACCGTCTGGGTCACACCCCGGTTCCTGTTCAGCTGGCCATCGGTTCGGAAGATAACTTCCAGGGTCAGGTCGACCTGATCAAGATGAAGGCTATCTACTGGAACGACGACGACAAAGGCACCACTTATCGTGAGGAAGAAATTCCTGCCGATATGCTGGAGCTGGCTCAAGAGTGGCGCTCCAACATGGTTGAAGCGGCTGCCGAGTCCAGCGAAGAGCTGATGAACAAGTACCTGGAAGGCGAAGAGCTGACCGTCGAAGAGATCAAAGCCGGTCTGCGCGCGCGCACCCTGGCCAGCGAGATCGTACCGGCTGTCTGCGGTTCGTCGTTCAAGAACAAGGGTGTTCCCCTGGTTCTCGACGCCGTCATCGACTACCTGCCTGCTCCGACCGAGATCCCTGCAATCCAGGGTATCAACCCGGACGACAAGGAGCTGGACAAAGAAGATCCGGCTGTTCGTAAAGACGTGCGTCACGCTGACGACGACGAGCCGTTCTCGGCTCTGGCGTTCAAGATCGCGACTGACCCGTTCGTGGGTACTCTGACCTTCGTTCGCGTCTACTCGGGCGTTCTGACCTCCGGTGACTCCGTCATCAACTCGGTCAAGGGCAAGAAAGAGCGCGTTGGTCGTATGGTGCAGATGCACGCCAACCAGCGTGAAGAGATCAAGGAAGTGCGCGCTGGCGACATCGCTGCACTGATCGGCATGAAAGACGTGACCACGGGCGAAACCCTGTGCAACGCCGACAAGCCAATCATCCTTGAGCGTATGGACTTCCCTGAGCCGGTCATTTCGCTCTCCGTAGAGCCGAAAACCAAGGCTGACCAGGAGAAGATGGGTATTGCACTGGGCAAGCTGGCCCAGGAAGACCCGTCGTTCCGCGTCAAGACCGACGAAGAGACTGGTCAGACCATCATCTCGGGCATGGGTGAGCTGCACCTGGACATCCTCGTTGACCGCATGAAGCGCGAGTTCAACGTCGAAGCCAACATCGGCAAGCCGCAGGTTTCGTACCGCGAGAAGATCACCAAGTCCAACGTCGAGATCGAAGGCAAGTTCGTTCGTCAGTCGGGCGGTCGTGGTCAGTTCGGTCACTGCTGGATCCGTTTCTCGGAGCCGGATCAGGACGAAAAAGGCAACATCACCGAAGGTCTGGTGTTCTCCAACGAAGTCGTTGGTGGTGTGATTCCTAAGGAATTCATCGCCCCGATCCAGAAGGGTATCGAAGAGCAGATGAAGAACGGCGTTGTTGCCGGCTATCCTCTGATCGGCCTGAAGGCCGCGGTATTCGATGGTTCGTATCACGACGTCGACTCCAACGAAATGGCGTTCAAAATCGCCGCTTCGATGGCGACCAAGCAACTGGCCCAGAAGGGCGGTGGCGTGGTTCTCGAGCCGATCATGAAGGTTGAAGTTGTAACCCCGGAAGACTACCTGGGTGACGTGATGGGTGACCTGAACCGTCGTCGTGGTCTGGTCCAGGGTATGGATGAGTCGGTCTCTGGCCGTGTCGTCCGCGCTGAAGTACCGCTCGGAGAGATGTTCGGTTACGCAACCGACGTTCGTTCCATGTCTCAGGGTCGCGCAAGCTACTCCATGGAATTCTCCAAATACGCCGAAGCTCCGTCGAACATCGTCGAAGCACTCGTTAAAAAACAAGGCTAA
- the rpsJ gene encoding 30S ribosomal protein S10, with translation MQNQQIRIRLKAFDHRLIDQSTQEIVETAKRTGAQVRGPIPLPTRKERFTVLVSPHVNKDARDQYEIRTHKRVLDIVQPTDKTVDALMKLDLAAGVEVQISLG, from the coding sequence ATGCAAAATCAGCAAATCCGTATCAGGTTGAAGGCTTTCGACCATCGCCTGATCGACCAATCCACCCAGGAAATCGTGGAAACCGCGAAACGTACTGGTGCACAAGTGCGTGGTCCGATTCCACTGCCTACCCGCAAAGAGCGTTTCACCGTTCTGGTCTCCCCGCACGTCAACAAAGACGCGCGTGACCAGTACGAGATTCGCACTCATAAGCGTGTTCTGGACATCGTCCAGCCAACGGATAAAACCGTTGACGCGCTGATGAAGCTTGATCTGGCGGCAGGTGTGGAAGTTCAGATCAGCCTCGGCTAA
- the rplP gene encoding 50S ribosomal protein L16 encodes MLQPKRTKFRKQMTGHNRGLALRGSKVSFGEFALKAVARGRLTARQIESARRALTRHVKRGGKIWIRVFPDKPISKKPLEVRMGKGKGSVEYWVAQIQPGKVLYEIEGVSEELAREAFALAAAKLPLATSFVKRTVM; translated from the coding sequence ATGTTGCAACCAAAGCGTACAAAATTCCGCAAGCAGATGACCGGCCACAACCGTGGTCTGGCACTGCGCGGTAGCAAAGTCAGCTTCGGCGAATTCGCCCTGAAAGCTGTTGCTCGCGGTCGCCTCACCGCTCGCCAGATCGAGTCCGCACGTCGTGCGCTGACCCGTCACGTTAAACGTGGCGGCAAGATCTGGATCCGTGTGTTCCCGGACAAGCCGATCTCCAAGAAGCCTCTCGAGGTTCGTATGGGTAAAGGTAAGGGCTCCGTGGAATACTGGGTTGCCCAGATCCAGCCAGGCAAAGTCCTGTACGAGATCGAGGGTGTTTCTGAAGAGCTGGCGCGCGAAGCTTTCGCCCTGGCTGCTGCAAAGCTGCCTCTCGCCACCTCCTTTGTTAAGCGGACGGTGATGTGA
- the rplB gene encoding 50S ribosomal protein L2, protein MAIVKCKPTSPGRRFVVKVVNKELHKGAPHAPLLEKKSKSGGRNNNGRITTRHVGGGHKQHYRLVDFRRNDKDGIPATVERIEYDPNRTAHIALLCYADGERRYIIAPKGVSAGDQLIAGALAPIKAGNSLQLRNIPVGSTIHGVELKPGKGAQIARSAGASAQLIARDGVYVTLRLRSGEMRKVLAECRATLGEVSNSEHSLRSLGKAGAKRWRGVRPTVRGVAMNPVDHPHGGGEGRTSGGRHPVSPWGFPTKGAKTRGNKRTDNMIVRRRK, encoded by the coding sequence ATGGCAATCGTTAAATGCAAACCGACTTCCCCTGGCCGCCGTTTCGTGGTCAAGGTGGTCAACAAGGAGCTGCACAAAGGCGCTCCTCACGCACCGCTGCTCGAGAAGAAATCGAAGTCTGGTGGTCGTAACAACAATGGCCGTATTACCACTCGTCACGTTGGTGGTGGTCATAAGCAGCATTACCGTCTGGTCGACTTCCGTCGCAACGACAAAGATGGCATCCCAGCCACTGTCGAGCGTATCGAATACGATCCAAACCGTACTGCTCACATCGCCCTGCTGTGCTACGCAGACGGTGAGCGTCGCTACATCATCGCCCCTAAAGGCGTGAGCGCTGGCGACCAGCTGATCGCAGGTGCCCTGGCCCCAATCAAGGCCGGTAACTCCCTGCAGCTGCGCAACATCCCAGTAGGTAGCACCATTCACGGCGTCGAACTGAAGCCGGGTAAAGGTGCTCAGATCGCTCGTTCCGCTGGTGCTTCGGCTCAGCTGATCGCTCGTGACGGCGTATACGTGACTCTGCGTCTGCGTTCCGGTGAAATGCGTAAAGTGCTGGCTGAGTGCCGTGCGACCCTGGGCGAAGTCTCGAACTCCGAGCACAGCCTGCGTTCGCTGGGTAAAGCAGGTGCCAAACGCTGGCGCGGCGTTCGCCCAACCGTTCGTGGCGTTGCCATGAACCCGGTTGACCACCCACATGGTGGTGGTGAAGGTCGTACCTCCGGTGGTCGTCATCCGGTATCGCCATGGGGCTTCCCAACCAAGGGTGCTAAAACCCGTGGTAATAAGCGTACCGACAACATGATCGTCCGTCGTCGCAAGTAA
- the rplE gene encoding 50S ribosomal protein L5 — MARLKEIYRNEIAPKLKEELKLSNVMEVPRVTKITLNMGLGEAIGDKKVIEHAVADLEKITGQKPVVTFARKSIAGFKVREGWPIGVKVTLRSDKMYEFLDRLLAISLPRVRDFRGLNAKSFDGRGNYSMGVKEQIIFPEIDYDKIDALRGLDITLTTTARSDDEGRALLRAFKFPFRN, encoded by the coding sequence ATGGCACGACTGAAAGAGATTTACCGGAACGAAATCGCTCCTAAGCTTAAGGAAGAACTTAAGCTGTCGAACGTGATGGAAGTTCCGCGCGTTACCAAAATCACCCTGAACATGGGTCTGGGCGAAGCGATCGGCGACAAGAAAGTCATCGAGCACGCAGTAGCTGACCTGGAAAAGATCACCGGTCAAAAGCCGGTCGTGACTTTCGCTCGCAAATCCATCGCTGGCTTCAAAGTCCGCGAAGGGTGGCCGATCGGTGTCAAGGTGACCCTGCGTAGCGACAAGATGTACGAATTCCTGGACCGCCTGCTGGCGATCTCCCTGCCTCGGGTTCGCGACTTCCGCGGCCTGAATGCCAAGTCCTTCGATGGCCGTGGCAACTACAGCATGGGCGTGAAAGAGCAGATCATCTTCCCGGAAATCGATTACGACAAGATCGATGCTCTGCGCGGTTTGGACATCACCCTGACCACCACTGCTCGTTCGGACGACGAAGGCCGCGCTCTGCTGCGTGCTTTCAAGTTCCCGTTCCGCAACTGA
- the rpsQ gene encoding 30S ribosomal protein S17, which yields MAEAEKTVRTLTGRVVSDKMDKTITVLIERRVKHPIYGKYVKRSTKLHAHDETNQCKIGDKVSITETRPLAKTKSWALVEVLERAVEV from the coding sequence ATGGCTGAAGCTGAAAAAACCGTCCGTACGCTGACTGGCCGTGTCGTCAGCGACAAAATGGACAAGACCATCACCGTTCTGATCGAGCGTCGCGTAAAGCACCCGATCTACGGTAAATACGTTAAGCGTTCGACTAAGCTGCACGCGCACGACGAAACCAACCAGTGCAAGATCGGCGACAAGGTTTCGATTACCGAAACCCGTCCGCTGGCCAAGACCAAGTCCTGGGCACTGGTTGAAGTCCTCGAACGCGCTGTTGAAGTCTAA
- the rpsS gene encoding 30S ribosomal protein S19: MPRSLKKGPFIDLHLLKKVEVAVEKNDRKPVKTWSRRSMILPQMVGLTIAVHNGRQHVPVLVNEDMVGHKLGEFAGTRTYRGHVADKKAKR; this comes from the coding sequence GTGCCACGTTCTCTGAAAAAAGGTCCTTTTATCGATCTTCACCTGTTGAAGAAGGTCGAAGTGGCGGTGGAGAAGAACGATCGCAAGCCAGTTAAAACCTGGTCGCGTCGCTCGATGATCCTGCCACAAATGGTCGGTCTGACCATCGCGGTTCACAACGGTCGCCAGCATGTTCCAGTTCTCGTGAACGAAGACATGGTCGGCCACAAACTGGGCGAGTTCGCCGGTACCCGCACCTATCGCGGGCACGTGGCTGACAAGAAAGCCAAGCGTTAA
- the rpmC gene encoding 50S ribosomal protein L29 has product MKANELREKSAQQLNEQLLGLLRDQFNLRMQKATGQLGQSHLLSQVKRDIARVKTVLNQQAGK; this is encoded by the coding sequence ATGAAAGCGAATGAACTTCGTGAAAAATCGGCACAGCAGCTGAACGAGCAACTGCTCGGCTTGCTGCGTGACCAGTTCAATCTGCGTATGCAGAAAGCAACTGGCCAGTTGGGGCAGTCGCACCTGCTCTCGCAAGTTAAGCGTGACATCGCTCGCGTGAAAACTGTGCTCAACCAGCAGGCAGGTAAGTGA
- the tuf gene encoding elongation factor Tu: MAKEKFDRSLPHVNVGTIGHVDHGKTTLTAALTRVCSEVFGSAVVEFDKIDSAPEEKARGITINTAHVEYNSNIRHYAHVDCPGHADYVKNMITGAAQMDGAILVCSAADGPMPQTREHILLSRQVGVPYIVVFLNKADLVDDAELLELVEMEVRDLLSTYDFPGDDTPIIIGSARMALEGKDDNEMGTTAVKRLVETLDSYIPEPERAIDKPFLMPIEDVFSISGRGTVVTGRIERGIVRVQDPLEIVGLRDTTTTTCTGVEMFRKLLDEGRAGENCGVLLRGTKRDDVERGQVLVKPGSVKPHTKFTAEVYVLSKEEGGRHTPFFKGYRPQFYFRTTDVTGNCELPEGVEMVMPGDNIQMTVTLIKTIAMEDGLRFAIREGGRTVGAGVVAKIIE; the protein is encoded by the coding sequence GTGGCTAAAGAAAAATTTGATCGTTCCCTTCCCCACGTTAACGTCGGCACTATCGGCCACGTTGACCACGGTAAGACCACTCTGACCGCAGCTCTGACTCGCGTCTGCTCCGAAGTTTTCGGTTCGGCAGTCGTTGAGTTCGACAAGATCGACTCGGCTCCGGAAGAAAAAGCGCGCGGTATCACCATCAACACCGCTCACGTCGAGTACAACTCGAACATTCGTCACTACGCTCACGTTGACTGCCCAGGTCACGCTGACTACGTGAAGAACATGATCACCGGTGCTGCCCAGATGGACGGCGCGATCCTGGTTTGCTCGGCCGCCGATGGTCCGATGCCACAAACCCGTGAGCACATCCTGCTGTCCCGTCAGGTTGGCGTTCCGTACATCGTGGTCTTCCTGAACAAGGCTGACCTGGTAGACGACGCTGAGCTGCTGGAACTGGTCGAGATGGAAGTTCGCGACCTGCTGTCCACCTATGACTTCCCAGGCGACGACACTCCGATCATCATCGGTTCGGCTCGTATGGCGCTGGAAGGCAAAGACGACAACGAAATGGGCACCACCGCTGTCAAGCGTCTGGTTGAAACTCTGGACAGCTACATCCCAGAGCCAGAGCGCGCTATCGACAAGCCATTCCTGATGCCAATCGAAGACGTATTCTCGATCTCGGGTCGTGGTACTGTTGTTACCGGCCGTATCGAGCGTGGTATCGTCCGCGTTCAGGATCCGCTGGAAATCGTTGGTCTGCGTGACACCACCACCACCACCTGCACCGGTGTTGAGATGTTCCGCAAGCTGCTGGACGAAGGTCGTGCTGGCGAGAACTGCGGCGTTCTGCTGCGTGGTACCAAGCGTGACGACGTTGAGCGTGGCCAGGTTCTGGTCAAGCCAGGTTCGGTCAAGCCGCACACCAAGTTCACCGCAGAAGTCTACGTCCTGTCGAAGGAAGAAGGCGGTCGTCACACTCCGTTCTTCAAAGGCTACCGTCCTCAGTTCTACTTCCGTACCACTGACGTGACCGGTAACTGCGAACTGCCGGAAGGCGTTGAAATGGTAATGCCAGGTGACAACATTCAGATGACTGTTACCCTGATCAAGACCATCGCAATGGAAGACGGTCTGCGCTTCGCTATCCGTGAAGGCGGTCGTACCGTCGGCGCCGGCGTCGTAGCCAAAATCATCGAGTAA